One genomic region from Arthrobacter sp. YN encodes:
- a CDS encoding F0F1 ATP synthase subunit delta — translation MAGISSESLTTALAQLEAKLPFASLQLAKDLFGILGTVDSSAGLRRALTDPSRTGDEKSALVKQLVGGKVSADAAEIAGGLASSRWASARDIGDALETLAATVVIAVAENKSAVSASGITGLEELENDLFAFNQIVASSHEVQRALSEPQGSPAAKIALAEKLVPGSSEEAKVLISQAVTQPRGVKPSKLVESFAKLAAKRQQRWIATVSVTRPLTETQASRLQAGLDALYGRELKVNLNVDPALIGGIRVQVGDEVLDASVIARLSELRRQLAG, via the coding sequence ATGGCAGGTATATCGAGCGAATCGCTGACCACAGCACTGGCGCAGTTGGAAGCCAAGCTTCCCTTCGCCTCGCTGCAGTTGGCTAAGGACCTCTTCGGAATCCTGGGAACGGTGGACAGCTCGGCTGGCTTGCGCCGCGCCCTGACTGACCCGTCCCGCACTGGAGACGAAAAGTCGGCGCTGGTCAAGCAGCTGGTTGGCGGAAAAGTCTCCGCTGATGCTGCTGAAATTGCGGGCGGACTGGCCAGCTCACGCTGGGCATCGGCACGCGATATCGGCGATGCACTCGAGACGCTTGCCGCCACGGTTGTCATTGCCGTAGCTGAAAACAAGTCGGCGGTTTCTGCCTCCGGTATCACGGGGCTGGAAGAGCTGGAAAACGATCTGTTTGCCTTCAACCAGATTGTCGCCTCCAGCCACGAAGTACAACGTGCCCTGTCTGAGCCGCAGGGTTCCCCTGCGGCAAAGATTGCACTGGCTGAGAAGCTTGTTCCTGGCAGCAGCGAGGAAGCAAAGGTTCTCATCAGCCAGGCAGTTACGCAGCCGCGCGGTGTCAAGCCGAGCAAGCTCGTCGAGTCTTTCGCCAAGCTTGCAGCCAAGCGTCAGCAGCGCTGGATTGCAACTGTCAGCGTTACCCGTCCGTTGACGGAAACGCAGGCCAGCCGTCTGCAGGCCGGGCTTGATGCCCTGTACGGCCGCGAACTGAAGGTCAACCTCAACGTTGACCCTGCACTGATCGGTGGAATCCGTGTCCAGGTTGGTGACGAAGTGCTCGACGCTTCGGTTATCGCCCGCCTGTCCGAACTCCGCCGTCAGCTCGCTGGCTAG
- a CDS encoding WecB/TagA/CpsF family glycosyltransferase: MIPDRQRVPVLDVDATPLRVKELIDAMGGLIAAGTTSTVLGHNLHSITLFHSCPDVRALYEASSIVLLDGAPATLLWAVSRKRQGLPLGEGAMAYRLGSMDWIPELGKVPGVQRVAVVGAGREANTEAVARLRSIIPGATVDGMPGEGWDDALEDAVVGWLNTFRPQLVLLGLGMPLQEHVLHRRLGELPPATYCAVGGAIEQVAGIQKLAPRWLGRLGLEWAWRLVLHPGRVAYRVFIEPWKLAGLLVRRRFQSPKTKGK; this comes from the coding sequence ATGATTCCGGACCGCCAGCGCGTCCCCGTCCTAGACGTCGACGCCACTCCGTTGCGCGTCAAGGAACTTATTGACGCCATGGGCGGGCTGATTGCTGCGGGGACCACAAGCACTGTGCTCGGCCACAACCTGCACAGCATCACGCTGTTCCATTCCTGTCCGGATGTCCGCGCCCTGTACGAGGCAAGCTCCATAGTCCTTCTGGATGGAGCTCCCGCCACGTTGCTGTGGGCGGTTTCCCGGAAGCGGCAGGGTCTGCCCTTGGGCGAAGGGGCCATGGCGTACCGTTTGGGCTCCATGGACTGGATCCCTGAACTCGGCAAGGTTCCCGGAGTGCAGCGGGTTGCTGTGGTCGGCGCCGGCAGGGAGGCCAACACCGAAGCGGTGGCCCGCCTGCGGTCCATCATTCCTGGCGCCACGGTGGACGGCATGCCCGGCGAAGGTTGGGATGACGCCCTTGAAGACGCCGTAGTGGGCTGGCTGAACACGTTCCGGCCGCAACTGGTGCTGTTGGGTCTGGGCATGCCGCTCCAGGAGCATGTCCTGCATCGCAGGCTGGGCGAATTGCCGCCGGCTACCTATTGCGCCGTTGGAGGCGCGATCGAGCAGGTTGCCGGCATCCAGAAACTGGCGCCGCGCTGGCTGGGGCGTCTGGGGCTCGAATGGGCCTGGCGTCTGGTCCTCCACCCGGGCCGGGTTGCCTACAGGGTTTTCATTGAGCCGTGGAAGCTTGCCGGCCTGTTGGTTCGGCGCCGTTTTCAATCACCTAAGACCAAAGGCAAGTAA
- the atpB gene encoding F0F1 ATP synthase subunit A, producing MIALALPAQDSGSFTPPGIDEMHLPAILPWGAHDGFSKQMLLVILSVVIIATFFILAARKQQLVPGKLQFAGEMAYGFVRNSIAKDIIGGKDFIKYVPLLFSLFFFILVNNIYGAIPVIQLPSFSHVGGAYVMAGIVYVTWIAIGIKKNGLKYFKLATVPSGVPWYILPIVVPIEIISNFLVRPVTHSLRLFATMLAGHLIVMLAGSGIEFLVMQENVLLKGASVLVLVGAVAMYMLEALIMALQAYVFTLLTAIYIEGALHADSH from the coding sequence TTGATCGCGCTTGCGCTCCCCGCCCAGGATTCGGGGTCCTTCACCCCACCCGGAATCGACGAAATGCACCTGCCGGCAATCCTGCCTTGGGGTGCGCACGACGGATTCTCCAAGCAGATGCTGCTGGTAATCCTTTCGGTCGTCATTATCGCTACATTCTTCATCCTCGCCGCACGTAAGCAGCAGCTGGTACCCGGCAAGCTGCAGTTCGCAGGTGAGATGGCCTATGGCTTCGTCCGTAACAGCATCGCCAAGGACATCATCGGTGGCAAGGACTTCATCAAGTACGTCCCGCTGCTGTTCAGCTTGTTCTTCTTCATTTTGGTGAACAACATCTACGGCGCCATCCCGGTGATCCAGCTCCCGAGCTTCTCGCACGTAGGCGGCGCCTACGTCATGGCCGGCATCGTATATGTCACCTGGATCGCCATTGGCATCAAGAAGAACGGCCTCAAGTACTTCAAGCTCGCGACGGTTCCGTCCGGCGTGCCGTGGTACATCCTCCCGATCGTGGTACCGATCGAAATCATTTCCAACTTCCTGGTCCGTCCCGTTACGCACAGCCTCCGTCTGTTCGCGACGATGCTGGCCGGTCACTTGATCGTCATGCTCGCTGGCTCCGGCATTGAATTCCTGGTCATGCAGGAGAACGTGCTGCTCAAGGGCGCATCGGTCCTGGTCCTCGTTGGTGCCGTGGCGATGTACATGCTTGAGGCACTGATCATGGCGCTGCAGGCTTACGTGTTCACGCTGCTGACCGCGATCTACATTGAAGGCGCCCTGCACGCCGACAGCCACTAG
- a CDS encoding glycosyltransferase, producing MTSQAVVVAVVVTYNRRELLQTTLSGIASGSRVPDAVVVVDNASTDGTAEFLRDYQGPLATDVVTLNANVGGAGGFVVGMERALLDHGADHVWIMDDDTEPQPTALAEALDVSTAYQQETGDTPAFIASRVVWTDGRDHPMNRMRPRMGASEEARNAAARVGATQIRSASFVSVLIRAEEIRKYGLPIADYFIWNDDLEYTARVSRRGTALTTEASVANHHTKVFGDAGADPGPRFYYEVRNKLWVYTRSSALAPWEKVLFTGASLRNWTRTIAASPNRKVLLGGLLKGLRHSLKAPRSNAQVLEGIYALRNVQEPAS from the coding sequence ATGACGTCCCAAGCTGTTGTGGTCGCCGTCGTGGTGACCTATAACCGGCGTGAACTCCTCCAGACCACCCTTTCGGGCATCGCGTCCGGCTCCCGGGTTCCGGACGCCGTCGTCGTGGTGGACAACGCCTCCACCGACGGAACCGCAGAGTTCCTGCGGGACTATCAAGGGCCGCTGGCTACCGACGTCGTCACGCTCAACGCCAATGTGGGAGGCGCTGGTGGATTTGTGGTCGGTATGGAACGCGCCCTGCTGGATCACGGGGCGGACCACGTCTGGATCATGGACGATGACACAGAACCCCAACCAACTGCCCTCGCCGAAGCACTGGATGTTTCCACTGCTTATCAGCAGGAAACAGGAGATACGCCGGCCTTCATCGCCAGCCGCGTGGTCTGGACCGATGGCCGGGACCACCCCATGAACCGTATGCGTCCCCGGATGGGTGCCAGCGAAGAAGCGCGTAACGCTGCTGCACGCGTCGGTGCCACGCAGATTCGCAGCGCTTCCTTCGTGTCAGTCCTGATCCGCGCCGAAGAGATCAGGAAGTACGGCCTGCCCATCGCGGACTACTTCATCTGGAACGACGACCTTGAGTACACTGCCAGGGTCTCGCGCAGGGGCACAGCACTGACCACGGAAGCTTCGGTGGCCAATCACCACACCAAGGTCTTCGGCGACGCTGGCGCTGATCCCGGACCACGTTTCTACTACGAGGTTCGGAACAAGCTGTGGGTCTACACCCGTTCCAGCGCCTTGGCGCCGTGGGAAAAGGTACTCTTCACCGGCGCGTCGTTGCGTAACTGGACCCGCACCATTGCCGCCTCACCCAACCGCAAAGTGCTGCTCGGCGGGCTTCTCAAGGGCCTGCGCCACAGCCTCAAAGCACCGCGTTCCAACGCGCAGGTGCTTGAGGGAATCTACGCGTTGCGGAACGTCCAAGAGCCTGCCAGCTGA
- a CDS encoding F0F1 ATP synthase subunit B, whose translation MNQLIISAATEGEPKSNPLVPNVWEMGVVLVGFAVLMYIVVKFVVPMFEKTFAERAEAIEGGIAKAEAAQAEASAALEEYKQQLTDARAEANRIREEARAEGAQILADLKAKAAAESARMTEQAHAAIESERQAAVVSLRSEVGTLATTLAGRIVGEALTDDQRAARVVDRFLADLETQSAGAAK comes from the coding sequence ATGAATCAGCTGATCATCTCAGCCGCCACTGAAGGCGAACCGAAGAGCAACCCGCTCGTTCCCAACGTCTGGGAAATGGGCGTTGTCCTCGTCGGCTTTGCGGTCCTCATGTACATCGTGGTCAAGTTTGTTGTCCCGATGTTCGAGAAGACCTTCGCAGAGCGCGCCGAAGCAATCGAAGGTGGCATTGCAAAGGCCGAAGCGGCCCAGGCGGAAGCTTCTGCAGCTCTTGAAGAGTACAAGCAGCAGCTCACCGACGCCCGCGCCGAAGCCAACCGCATCCGCGAAGAAGCACGCGCCGAAGGCGCCCAGATCCTTGCGGACCTCAAGGCCAAGGCTGCAGCAGAGTCTGCACGCATGACCGAGCAGGCACACGCTGCCATCGAATCGGAGCGCCAGGCAGCTGTTGTCTCGCTTCGTTCCGAGGTAGGCACCCTGGCCACCACGCTGGCCGGCCGCATCGTTGGTGAAGCACTCACCGACGACCAGCGCGCCGCACGCGTGGTTGACCGCTTCCTTGCAGATCTGGAGACCCAGAGCGCAGGTGCAGCTAAGTAA
- the prfA gene encoding peptide chain release factor 1: protein MFESVQGLLDEHAAIQAQLSDPAVYADQSAARKLGRRSAQLQGIVEAYNKWRGLNDDLEAAKEMADEDPEFAAEVVQLEEQLPVAQERLRRLLIPRDPDDARNVILEVKGGEGGDEAALFAGDLLRMYMRYAESRGWKTEMISATESDLGGYKDVAVAIKGNSNDPAQGVFARLKFEGGVHRVQRVPVTESQGRIHTSAAGVLVLPEVDEPEELEINQNDLKIDVYRSSGPGGQSVNTTDSAVRITHLPTGIVVAMQNEKSQLQNREAGMRVLRARLLAHQQEQIDAANSEQRKSQIRTMDRSERIRTYNFPENRIADHRTGYKAYNLDAVMNGDLEPVIQSAIEADEQARLDAIGE, encoded by the coding sequence ATGTTTGAGTCCGTACAGGGATTGCTTGATGAGCATGCTGCTATCCAGGCGCAGTTGAGTGATCCTGCTGTTTATGCCGATCAGTCTGCGGCCCGGAAGTTGGGGCGGCGGTCTGCTCAGCTTCAGGGCATCGTGGAGGCGTACAACAAGTGGCGCGGGCTCAATGATGATCTGGAAGCGGCCAAGGAGATGGCTGATGAGGATCCCGAATTCGCTGCAGAAGTTGTGCAGTTGGAGGAGCAGCTTCCCGTTGCGCAGGAGCGTCTGCGCCGTCTGCTGATCCCTCGTGATCCTGACGATGCCCGCAACGTCATCCTTGAAGTCAAGGGTGGCGAAGGTGGCGACGAAGCTGCTTTGTTCGCCGGTGACCTTCTGCGTATGTACATGCGCTACGCTGAGTCGCGGGGCTGGAAGACCGAAATGATTTCAGCCACCGAATCCGATCTCGGTGGGTACAAGGATGTTGCCGTGGCCATCAAGGGCAACTCGAACGATCCCGCGCAGGGCGTCTTCGCACGGTTGAAGTTCGAAGGCGGCGTGCACCGTGTGCAGCGCGTGCCCGTGACCGAATCCCAGGGCCGCATCCACACCTCGGCTGCCGGCGTGCTGGTACTCCCTGAAGTGGACGAGCCCGAAGAGCTTGAGATCAACCAGAACGACCTCAAGATCGATGTTTACCGTTCCTCGGGTCCGGGTGGACAGTCCGTGAACACCACCGACTCCGCTGTCCGCATCACCCACTTGCCCACGGGCATCGTGGTGGCCATGCAGAACGAGAAGTCCCAGCTGCAGAACCGCGAAGCCGGCATGCGGGTTCTCCGTGCCCGCCTCCTGGCCCACCAGCAGGAACAGATCGACGCCGCCAACTCGGAGCAGCGCAAGTCGCAGATCCGCACCATGGACCGTTCGGAGCGCATCCGCACGTACAACTTCCCGGAAAACCGCATTGCGGACCACCGCACCGGGTACAAGGCGTACAACCTTGACGCCGTCATGAACGGCGACCTGGAGCCTGTGATCCAGTCGGCCATTGAGGCGGACGAGCAAGCACGCCTGGACGCCATCGGCGAATAG
- the prmC gene encoding peptide chain release factor N(5)-glutamine methyltransferase — protein sequence MTFYQGQSLADAVREATAVLTDAGVPTPRVDAELLAEHLLGVGLGRLRAMLLGDAPAPDGYGELVQERAGRVPLQHITGVAYFRYLELRVGPGVFIPRPETESVVQLVIDHVAGIPNPKVVDLGTGSGAIAGSIAHEVPGADVHAVEYSTFAHAWALKNLEPLGVTLIQGDLRNALPEHNGTFDVVVSNPPYIPAEAIPTEPEVALHDPPEALYGGGADGMELPTAAAASAARLLKPGGYFVMEHAEVQAGWIAGMLRRTGRWNNVTTHFDLNGKERATSAVLASTAPDE from the coding sequence ATGACGTTTTATCAAGGCCAGAGCCTCGCGGACGCAGTTCGCGAGGCTACTGCCGTTCTCACCGACGCCGGTGTCCCCACTCCACGCGTGGACGCGGAGTTGCTGGCCGAACACCTTCTGGGTGTGGGGCTGGGACGCTTGCGGGCCATGCTATTGGGCGATGCTCCCGCACCTGATGGTTATGGAGAACTGGTGCAGGAGCGGGCGGGCCGCGTTCCCCTGCAGCACATCACCGGCGTCGCCTATTTCCGGTACCTGGAGTTGCGTGTGGGTCCGGGTGTCTTCATTCCCCGGCCGGAAACGGAATCGGTGGTCCAGCTGGTCATTGACCACGTGGCAGGAATCCCGAACCCCAAAGTGGTGGATCTTGGCACCGGATCCGGTGCGATCGCCGGCTCGATCGCCCACGAGGTACCGGGCGCTGACGTCCACGCCGTGGAATACAGTACTTTCGCGCATGCCTGGGCTTTGAAGAACCTTGAGCCGCTGGGCGTCACCCTCATACAGGGCGACCTCAGGAACGCGCTTCCCGAACATAACGGAACCTTCGACGTCGTCGTCTCCAACCCGCCGTATATCCCGGCAGAGGCGATACCCACAGAACCCGAAGTTGCGCTCCACGATCCTCCCGAGGCACTGTACGGTGGGGGAGCGGACGGCATGGAACTTCCGACGGCGGCAGCGGCCTCCGCGGCCCGGCTCCTTAAGCCCGGCGGCTACTTCGTGATGGAACACGCAGAAGTCCAAGCCGGCTGGATCGCCGGGATGCTGCGACGCACGGGACGTTGGAACAACGTCACCACGCATTTCGACCTGAACGGCAAGGAACGTGCCACCAGCGCGGTGCTGGCAAGCACTGCCCCTGATGAGTGA
- a CDS encoding L-threonylcarbamoyladenylate synthase, protein MTTTYNCTSDDQRAEGLQHAQRAISEKKCIVLPTDTVYGIAADAFSPLAVTMLLASKGRSRQMPPPVLIPRINALDGLATDVPADARALAQAFWPGGLTLILHAQPSLDWDLGETKGTVALRMPDDQIALELLGLTGPLAVSSANRTGQEAAQTAAEARMQLADSVEVYLEGGFRPVEGTAALPSTIVDATATPFRVVRQGAISLESLRAIVPTLLGFGETVPAEVEEPAEAVAVAETPTADDAPVEVTEAAVVDVDTTPDEDSVPDHHVEPSAPREAKSE, encoded by the coding sequence GTGACCACAACCTACAACTGCACTTCCGATGACCAGCGTGCCGAGGGACTTCAGCACGCCCAGCGTGCCATCAGCGAAAAGAAGTGCATCGTGCTGCCGACGGACACTGTGTACGGCATTGCCGCGGATGCCTTTTCGCCCCTGGCTGTGACCATGTTGCTGGCTTCCAAAGGACGCAGCCGGCAGATGCCGCCTCCTGTGCTGATTCCCCGGATCAACGCCCTTGATGGCCTGGCCACGGACGTACCAGCCGACGCCCGCGCGCTGGCGCAGGCATTTTGGCCCGGTGGGCTGACCCTGATCCTCCATGCCCAGCCGTCGTTGGACTGGGATTTGGGCGAGACCAAGGGCACCGTTGCCCTGCGTATGCCCGACGACCAGATTGCCTTGGAACTCCTTGGACTCACAGGCCCGCTGGCCGTATCATCGGCCAACCGCACCGGCCAGGAAGCAGCCCAGACCGCTGCGGAAGCCCGCATGCAACTGGCCGACTCCGTAGAGGTGTACCTTGAGGGCGGATTCCGGCCCGTTGAAGGTACTGCCGCGCTGCCGTCCACGATTGTGGACGCAACTGCCACCCCGTTCCGTGTAGTGCGCCAAGGAGCCATCTCCTTGGAAAGCCTCCGTGCGATAGTTCCGACCCTTCTCGGCTTTGGCGAGACTGTGCCTGCCGAGGTTGAGGAACCTGCAGAGGCTGTAGCTGTCGCGGAGACCCCCACTGCGGATGACGCGCCGGTCGAGGTGACCGAAGCCGCCGTCGTTGACGTCGACACCACGCCTGATGAGGATTCGGTGCCCGACCACCATGTGGAGCCGTCGGCCCCACGAGAAGCCAAGTCGGAATGA
- a CDS encoding MraY family glycosyltransferase, giving the protein MIMYLLMALTAAVVSYAGTWGARVAGNKLRLYRPIRSRDMHSALISKLGGLGIFAGFFVALVVASNSFFVKDIFRHNDAPWGILAGAVVIVAVGVADDILDIRWWIKLLGQGAAALIVALWGVRMSVVPFIPEPIFLESEILQIVLTAGLIVTTMNAVNFIDGLDGLAAGVAIIGGGAFFLTAYWVHRNNPSTDNSDLATLLMAILVGSCIGFLPHNWFPAKIFMGDSGAMLIGLLMASAGVVATGQIGSGLYDRANGIPTIVPILLPFAVLSLPLLDLGMAVVRRTARGQSPWSADRGHLHHKLVDLGYSHRAAVVMLYVWTCILAFGGVAFAVFPWQIVLIVVVVAALVMAAVTAWPYFTRNSTRPGE; this is encoded by the coding sequence ATGATCATGTATCTGCTGATGGCACTCACGGCTGCCGTGGTGTCCTATGCGGGAACGTGGGGTGCCCGCGTGGCCGGAAACAAACTGCGCCTGTACCGTCCCATCCGCAGCCGCGACATGCACTCCGCCCTGATTTCCAAGCTCGGGGGATTGGGCATCTTTGCGGGTTTCTTCGTCGCCTTGGTCGTTGCCAGCAACTCATTCTTCGTGAAGGACATTTTCAGGCATAACGATGCGCCCTGGGGGATCCTGGCCGGTGCTGTGGTGATCGTCGCAGTGGGGGTGGCAGATGACATCCTGGACATCCGATGGTGGATCAAGCTGCTGGGCCAAGGCGCTGCCGCTTTAATCGTGGCACTGTGGGGCGTCCGGATGTCGGTGGTGCCATTCATCCCGGAGCCGATCTTCCTCGAGTCCGAGATCCTTCAGATTGTGCTTACTGCGGGACTCATTGTCACCACCATGAACGCCGTCAACTTCATTGACGGACTGGACGGTTTGGCAGCCGGAGTGGCCATCATTGGTGGCGGAGCCTTCTTCCTCACGGCTTATTGGGTCCACAGGAACAATCCGTCTACCGACAATTCAGACCTTGCGACCCTCCTGATGGCCATCCTGGTCGGAAGTTGCATCGGCTTCCTGCCACACAACTGGTTCCCCGCAAAAATCTTCATGGGTGACTCGGGGGCCATGCTCATCGGCCTGCTCATGGCGTCAGCCGGCGTCGTGGCCACGGGGCAGATCGGCTCGGGCCTTTATGACCGTGCCAACGGCATCCCCACGATTGTTCCGATTTTGCTGCCCTTTGCGGTTCTTTCCCTGCCGCTCCTGGATCTGGGGATGGCCGTAGTCCGCAGGACTGCGAGGGGTCAGTCGCCGTGGTCGGCCGACCGTGGGCACCTCCACCACAAGCTGGTGGACCTCGGATACTCACACCGAGCCGCCGTCGTCATGCTGTATGTCTGGACGTGCATCCTGGCTTTCGGCGGTGTCGCTTTCGCCGTCTTCCCGTGGCAGATTGTGCTCATCGTGGTTGTCGTCGCGGCTCTTGTCATGGCCGCCGTGACTGCGTGGCCGTACTTCACCCGGAACTCGACGCGGCCGGGGGAGTAG
- the rho gene encoding transcription termination factor Rho, whose translation MTETTELASAVDTTSSAAESSSAATTKSSGLAGLKLAQLQALASQLGISGGSRMRKGDLVTAISAHRAGTSTTKAPAKASASAKGATAVAKEAPAVDAKAARETKGKAADNGAVAEATSEAPAQEAPRSRGRGRSRRATSDGVVAAVEAAAAPAETAVAPVAEAPAAPETAESGTERRQPRTRNRRRGEAAAAPAEAAEAPAAEQREQRADRTEQREQRADRTEQREQRADRNEQREQREQSDSGEQRERRDNTRGRREDTNDGDDTGNRRNRRNRRDRNDQNDRSDRRGGQDSRDGNTRSDRFRDRNERRRGRAQGPDVDDVEVTEDDVLLPVAGILDVLENYAFIRTSGYLPGANDVYVSLAQVKKYNLRKGDAVVGAIRAPRDGEDRSQQSARQKFNALVRVTSVNGKTPEELKDRVEFAKLVPLYPSERLRLETDPKKIGPRVIDLVAPIGKGQRGLIVSPPKAGKTLILQSIANAITTNNPEVHLMMVLVDERPEEVTDMQRTVKGEVIASTFDRPADDHTTVAELSIERAKRLVEMGMDVVVLLDSMTRLGRAYNLAAPASGRILSGGVDSAALYPPKRFFGAARNIENGGSLTILATALVETGSKMDEVIFEEFKGTGNMELRLSRQLADKRIFPAVDVNASGTRREENLLSPEEVKIMWKLRRVLSGLEQQQSLELLTNKIRETQSNVEFLMQVQKTTLGAKSDNDK comes from the coding sequence GTGACAGAAACCACTGAGCTGGCTTCAGCTGTGGACACAACATCTTCTGCTGCTGAGTCGTCATCAGCAGCAACCACCAAGAGCAGCGGCCTTGCAGGCCTGAAGCTCGCCCAGCTTCAGGCTCTCGCGAGCCAGTTGGGCATCTCCGGGGGATCGCGTATGCGTAAGGGGGATCTGGTGACCGCCATTTCCGCCCATCGCGCCGGCACCTCCACTACCAAGGCACCCGCCAAGGCCAGTGCCTCGGCAAAGGGAGCCACTGCGGTGGCCAAGGAAGCTCCGGCAGTGGATGCCAAGGCTGCACGGGAGACCAAGGGTAAGGCTGCCGATAACGGTGCTGTTGCCGAGGCAACCTCCGAGGCTCCGGCCCAGGAAGCTCCCCGCAGCCGTGGCCGTGGCCGTAGCCGCCGCGCCACCAGTGATGGTGTGGTAGCTGCTGTTGAAGCCGCTGCAGCGCCCGCTGAAACCGCAGTTGCGCCGGTTGCTGAAGCACCGGCAGCACCTGAAACGGCTGAGTCCGGCACTGAGCGTCGCCAGCCGCGCACCCGCAACCGCCGCCGTGGCGAAGCTGCTGCAGCACCTGCTGAAGCGGCAGAAGCTCCCGCAGCCGAGCAGCGTGAGCAGCGCGCCGACCGTACGGAACAGCGTGAGCAGCGTGCTGACCGCACCGAGCAGCGTGAGCAGCGTGCTGACCGCAACGAACAGCGTGAGCAGCGCGAACAGTCGGATTCGGGCGAGCAGCGCGAACGCCGTGACAACACCCGCGGCCGCCGTGAAGACACCAACGATGGCGATGACACCGGCAACCGCCGCAACCGCCGCAACCGTCGTGACCGCAACGACCAGAACGACCGCAGCGACCGTCGGGGAGGTCAGGACAGCCGTGACGGAAACACCCGCAGCGACCGCTTCCGCGACCGCAACGAACGTCGCCGTGGCCGTGCGCAGGGACCGGACGTCGACGACGTCGAGGTCACCGAGGACGACGTCCTGCTTCCCGTAGCCGGCATTCTGGACGTCCTGGAGAACTACGCGTTCATCCGTACGTCCGGTTACCTCCCCGGGGCAAACGACGTTTACGTCTCCCTGGCACAGGTCAAGAAGTACAACCTCCGCAAGGGCGACGCCGTTGTCGGCGCCATCCGTGCACCGCGTGACGGCGAAGACCGCAGCCAGCAGTCAGCCCGACAGAAGTTCAACGCGCTCGTTCGCGTCACTTCCGTCAATGGCAAGACTCCGGAAGAGCTCAAGGACCGCGTCGAGTTCGCCAAGCTCGTCCCGCTGTACCCGTCCGAGCGCCTCCGCCTTGAGACTGACCCCAAGAAGATCGGCCCGCGTGTCATTGACCTCGTGGCCCCGATCGGCAAGGGCCAGCGTGGCCTGATCGTCTCCCCGCCGAAGGCCGGCAAGACGCTGATCCTGCAGTCCATCGCTAATGCCATCACCACCAACAATCCTGAGGTCCACCTCATGATGGTGCTGGTTGACGAACGTCCCGAAGAAGTTACGGACATGCAGCGCACCGTCAAGGGTGAGGTCATTGCCTCCACCTTCGACCGTCCCGCCGACGACCACACCACGGTTGCCGAACTTTCCATCGAACGCGCCAAGCGCCTCGTGGAAATGGGTATGGATGTTGTAGTCCTGCTGGACTCCATGACCCGTCTGGGCCGCGCCTACAACCTGGCAGCACCGGCCTCCGGCCGTATCCTGTCCGGTGGTGTGGACTCCGCAGCCCTGTACCCGCCCAAGCGGTTCTTCGGTGCTGCACGCAACATCGAAAACGGCGGCTCGCTGACCATCCTGGCAACGGCCCTCGTTGAGACCGGCTCCAAGATGGACGAAGTCATCTTCGAAGAGTTCAAGGGCACCGGCAACATGGAGCTCCGCCTGTCCCGCCAGCTGGCGGACAAGCGCATCTTCCCGGCCGTGGACGTCAACGCGTCCGGCACGCGCCGCGAAGAGAACCTGCTCTCGCCTGAAGAAGTCAAGATCATGTGGAAGCTGCGCCGCGTCCTTTCCGGCCTGGAGCAGCAGCAGAGCCTTGAGCTGCTGACCAACAAGATCCGGGAGACGCAGAGCAACGTCGAGTTCCTCATGCAGGTTCAGAAGACAACGCTCGGAGCGAAGTCGGACAACGACAAATAG
- the atpE gene encoding ATP synthase F0 subunit C, translating to MEGTINGSLNLIGYGLSAIGGGIGVGLVFAAYINGVARQPEAQRVLQPIAFLGLALTEALAILGLVFAFVLS from the coding sequence ATGGAAGGCACCATCAACGGCTCCCTCAACCTCATCGGCTACGGTCTCTCGGCCATCGGCGGTGGTATCGGTGTGGGTCTCGTGTTCGCCGCGTACATCAACGGTGTTGCACGTCAGCCGGAAGCTCAGCGTGTGCTGCAGCCGATCGCGTTCCTTGGTCTGGCACTGACTGAAGCTCTTGCCATCCTCGGCCTCGTTTTCGCTTTCGTTCTTTCCTAA